One window of the Nicotiana tabacum cultivar K326 chromosome 4, ASM71507v2, whole genome shotgun sequence genome contains the following:
- the LOC142179956 gene encoding uncharacterized protein LOC142179956, with product MSTSSSSSTSSSSGISISSTFWNKRLGHDPIDIIKKVKALRRLTTYNSQHCTVCPVAKQTKMPFHLSSTTTKSIFELVHCNIWGPYRVPTYDGKMYFVTIVYDYSRYTWVFLLNSKSDAIVVLRDFLIQVKNVFSTTVKILRTDNETSKNYVFPVLDLLSPDLNTASPTSSLRPTAKDSTKTSSGQLSVESFPGDLDFIIETADADSIIPAIRDQHADSGKEIPVAHQQIDESLAECRRSLRPSKSPMWLQDCVTTSKGSRCTYPISFYVDYSHISPTYGQALSVYSALLEPTSFKVAATDSRWVEAMKLEIVALEDNHTWSIVDLQPGKTCIGCKWVYRIKYKASGKKKYSKPD from the exons ATGTCTACTTCTTCCAGTTCAAGTACTTCTTCTAGTTCCGGTATTTCTATTTCTAGCACTTTTTGGAATAAAAGGTTAGGACATGATCCTATAGATATAATAAAGAAAGTAAAGGCACTGCGTAGATTGACAACATATAATTCTCAGCATTGCACTGTTTGTCCTGTTGCTAAACAAACTAAGATGCCATTTCATTTGAGTAGCACTACAACAAAGTCTATTTTTGAACTGGTTCACTGTAACATATGGGGACCATATAGAGTACCTACATATGATGGTAAAATGTACTTTGTTACCATAGTTTATGACTATAGCAGGTATACTTGGGTCTTCTTACTAAACTCTAAGTCAGATGCTATTGTAGTACTAAGAGATTTTCTCATTCAAGTAAAGAATGTATTTTCCACTACTGTTAAAATTCTAAGAACTGATAATGAAA CTTCTAAAAATTATGTCTTTCCTGTCTTGGATCTGTTGTCTCCTGATCTAAACACTGCAAGTCCTACTTCATCTCTAAGACCAACAGCAAAAGACTCCACTAAGACTAGTTCAGGTCAACTATCTGTAGAGTCATTTCCAGGAGATCTTGACTTTATAATAGAGACAGCTGATGCTGATTCTATCATCCCTGCTATTCGTGATCAACATGCTGATTCTGGTAAGGAAATACCTGTGGCTCATCAACAAATTGATGAGTCTCTTGCAGAATGCAGAAGATCCTTAAGACCAAGCAAGTCACCTATGTGGCTACAAGATTGTGTTACTACCTCCAAAGGCTCAAGATGCACTTATCCCATATCTTTCTACGTGGACTACTCTCATATCTCTCCAACTTACGGACAAGCTCTCTCAGTCTACTCAGCTCTTTTAGAACCAACTTCCTTCAAAGTAGCTGCAACTGATTCTAGATGGGTGGAGGCTATGAAGCTGGAGATTGTAGCCTTAGAAGATAATCACACTTGGAGTATTGTAGATCTACAACCAGGAAAGACATGTATTGGCTGCAAGTGGGTCTACAGAATTAAGTACAAGGCATCTGGGAAGAAGAAATATTCAAAGCCAGATTAG